A region of the Cyanobium usitatum str. Tous genome:
GGCATCCGCGCCGCCACCCCCCAGCACCTCAAGACCTCCAACTTCATCCACCGTGGGCAAGGACGTGGTGACCTCCAGCGCAGGAACGTGGCCAACCGGGGCCTCCTCGATCGAGGTGGCCATCACTCCCTCTCCCACCGGGGTATAGCCCTCGGGGTTGGGCACCTGGCCGGCGGGATCCACCTCCAACTCATTGGGAGGGTTGCCCGCCAGGCGGTTTTCATCTTCCTGGGCCTGGGCGGAGGCGTTGGCCTCGTTGATCGGGCCTTGGAACAGAACGGAAACGGTCATCACTCCCCCCATACGTCTCTTAACTGCACACTAAAAAGGCCGCCCGAAGGCGGCCATGGGAAGAACCGAACCCAGCTAGCCGGGTCTCAGCGCGACTCGCGCAAGGCCGAATCGAGGGTGCGGGTGAAAGGCTGGAAGATGTAGCGCAGCACGCTGCGCTGGGGGCCCTTGATATCAGCCACCAGGGGCATACCCACGGCGATCGGATATTTGCGGTTGGCCACATCCACAAACTGACGATCTAGTTGGATGCGGGCCTTAAAGTAGTACTGGCGATCGTCGGGATCTTGCACTGAATTACCGCCGATGCTCAAAACCCGGCCGGGCACCGAGCCATAGATGGTGGAATCGAAGGGTTGCAATTTCACATCTACCTTTTGCCCAGGCCTAACGAAACCGATATCACCCGAGGGCACCCGCACCTCTACATACCTCTGCGTGGTGTTTGGCACCACCGAAAGCACCACTGCACCAGGACCCACGACCGCACCAGGGGCCTTAAAGCGCAAGTCGCTCACTACACCATCCACAGGGGAAATGATCTTGGTGCGCTCCAGCTGGTTGCGCACTTTCTTGATGTTCTCGGCCACCACTGCCTCCTCATTCACCAGTTGGGCAATCTGGGAGTTCTGCTCAAACACCAGGCCCGACTTAACACCGCTGAAATTCGCTTCCGCCTGGCTCAGAGCCTTCAGCGACTCATTACGAGCACCACGCATCTCGGCAAGCTTGGTATCAATGTCGAGCAGGTTGAGGCGCGACGCAGCACCGGAGGCCACCAGGCTCGCCCACATCGCCCGCTGCTCTAAGTAGAGAGCGATCTGATTATTAAGGCCCGTCACCTCGGCGCGCTTCTCAGCCACTATTTCCTTAGAGGCCTTGATCTGGTCACCGGTGTTGTCCAGGCGACTATTGAGCAGGTTTATCTGAGCCTTGCTCACCTTATTGCCGTCCTTGATGCCATCGGTGGGCGGAAGCACCCGCTCGCCACGGATCGCCGCCTGCAGTTGCTGTTGCTGCAGCAGGAGGTTCTTGAGCTGCTGCTCAGTGGCCTCGTACTCACTTCCCACCAATTTCGGATTTAGCTCAAGCATCACCTCGCCCTTACGCACCTCCTCGCCTTCGCTCACATCCACCCGAGACACAATGCCGCCCTCGAGGTGCTGAATCACATTCACCTCGCCCTCGGGAATCACCTCGCCGGAGGCATTCACCACCTGGGTGATGGGGGTGAGCGCAGCCCAGGGGAAGAAAATCAAGGCCGCCGCGCCGAGCACATAGAGGCTGAGCCGCAGGTAGCGGTTGTCGGGTTTTTCCTCCAGCTCCAGGGCCTGGCTAAGCCGGCTGCGGCCCACCAGGGTGATCGCATCAGGGCTATCCATGCCGGGCAGCCGCGATAGCAGGCCGCCAGCGGGCGGCAGGGCCAGGGAGGAGGAATCGGCAGGGTCGGTAGCTGGGGTGGAAGTCATGGCGATGAAGGGGGCGTTGGATCAAAAAAGGGGGAAATCAGGCTGGTGTCTGTTGCATACGCGCTCGCAGCTCCTCAGCCGTGCCCTGGAACGAGGTGACGCCTTTATCAAGTATGCAGAGGCGATCTGCCTTCTCCAGCAGCAACTTGTTGTCGGTGGCCAGGATGATGCTGCGGTCCTGACCGCTGAAGGTGCAACGGCGCAGCGAGGGCAGGGCCTCCAGCACCGCCTGGAACTGATCCGGGGCCAGGCCCTGGCTGATGTCATCGATCAACAGGATCGGCGTGTCCTTGATCAGGGCCTGGGCCAGGGCCATCAACCGGCGCACCCCATTGGGCAGCTGATAGGCAACCTCATCGGTGAGCGGCGTTTCGAAGCCATCCGGCAAGCCATCGAGGAAAGCAAGCAGGCCCAGGCTGGCGCAAATCTGGCGCACCCCAGCCACGGTGGCGTCTGGGTTCATGGCCGTGAGGTTGCTCCAGATCGTGCC
Encoded here:
- a CDS encoding HlyD family type I secretion periplasmic adaptor subunit, translated to MTSTPATDPADSSSLALPPAGGLLSRLPGMDSPDAITLVGRSRLSQALELEEKPDNRYLRLSLYVLGAAALIFFPWAALTPITQVVNASGEVIPEGEVNVIQHLEGGIVSRVDVSEGEEVRKGEVMLELNPKLVGSEYEATEQQLKNLLLQQQQLQAAIRGERVLPPTDGIKDGNKVSKAQINLLNSRLDNTGDQIKASKEIVAEKRAEVTGLNNQIALYLEQRAMWASLVASGAASRLNLLDIDTKLAEMRGARNESLKALSQAEANFSGVKSGLVFEQNSQIAQLVNEEAVVAENIKKVRNQLERTKIISPVDGVVSDLRFKAPGAVVGPGAVVLSVVPNTTQRYVEVRVPSGDIGFVRPGQKVDVKLQPFDSTIYGSVPGRVLSIGGNSVQDPDDRQYYFKARIQLDRQFVDVANRKYPIAVGMPLVADIKGPQRSVLRYIFQPFTRTLDSALRESR